A genomic window from Sulfurospirillum diekertiae includes:
- a CDS encoding DMT family transporter produces MKKNQSKAYFFAISAVLLWSTVASAFKLSLAYFDALNLLLYASFFSLCVFSCAMGYQRKFYILFLYSKKTYFKLALLGLINPFIYYLVLFHAYELLPAQEAQPINYTWALTLTYLSVFILKQKISVYDFLAGLICYFGVLIISTHGDLWGFSFYSLTGVFLALFSTVLWSLYWIYNTKLHVDPLVGLFINFLFGVPAILFYALITSHPLVFNIHGFLGSAYVGIFEMGITFILWLQAMKLSTNTAKIANLIFISPFLSLVFISIFVGEVILFSTYIGLIFIIIGLLLQQRVKKVDR; encoded by the coding sequence TTGAAAAAAAATCAATCAAAAGCTTATTTCTTTGCCATTTCTGCTGTTTTACTGTGGTCTACGGTTGCAAGTGCTTTTAAATTATCCTTAGCCTATTTTGATGCCTTAAACCTTCTTCTTTATGCCTCTTTTTTTTCCTTATGTGTATTTTCCTGTGCGATGGGATATCAACGCAAATTTTATATTTTATTTTTATATTCAAAAAAAACCTATTTTAAACTTGCTTTGTTGGGGCTTATAAACCCGTTTATCTACTATTTAGTCTTGTTTCATGCGTATGAGCTATTGCCTGCACAAGAGGCTCAGCCTATCAATTATACATGGGCATTAACGTTAACCTATCTCTCTGTTTTTATTTTAAAACAAAAAATAAGTGTTTATGACTTTCTAGCAGGGCTTATTTGCTATTTTGGTGTTCTCATTATTTCGACACATGGTGATCTCTGGGGTTTCTCTTTTTATAGTCTTACAGGTGTTTTTCTAGCTCTTTTTTCAACAGTCTTATGGTCATTGTATTGGATTTATAATACCAAGTTACATGTAGATCCGCTGGTAGGTCTTTTTATCAATTTTCTTTTTGGTGTCCCTGCAATTTTATTTTACGCTCTTATCACGTCTCATCCTTTGGTGTTTAATATCCATGGTTTTTTAGGCTCGGCATATGTCGGTATTTTTGAGATGGGTATTACGTTTATTTTATGGCTACAAGCGATGAAGCTGAGTACCAATACAGCAAAAATTGCAAATCTTATTTTTATTTCTCCTTTTTTGTCTTTAGTGTTTATTTCTATTTTTGTTGGAGAAGTGATTCTTTTTTCAACATATATAGGTTTGATTTTTATTATAATAGGCTTATTATTACAACAAAGAGTTAAGAAGGTTGACAGATGA